ACTACTTTTATGATGCATGATTTGATGGGAAAGAGGACATTGACCTTtgaatgaaatagaaattatcTTGTAGTTCCTAAGAAACACAGCATCATAACATTAGAAAAGCGGATTGCATGCATAGGAAGCTTGTTAGCTTCCACTAAAATTTACTCATATGTTATAACCTTTCTTCATTACTTATAACCTTTCTTCATTACTTTTCCTTTATAAGTTTTGATGCAAACAAAATGTTAACACTTGAAAAGACTATCCCTGATTATAATATCACAGCAAGCAAAGGATTTCAGCATTATTCTACTTGCGTCAAGAGTCAAAGAGATAAAGTAATAAAATGTTCCAGAAGTGCTAATCTTTATAGTCATATTCAGCACTTAGCTGATCAGTAGGCACCTTCACAGTAACCCCATAAATCCACATTGCAACAACCAATACCCAAGATCACAAACTCACAAGTCATCAATGCAGATCTCTCTGTGTGTATAAAATGATATAAGAAAAGCAAGAACTTCGGAGGATAATCAATATCATATGCTAACCTGCATGAAATTGTACCGTTCTCTTCCAATTGATTCATTTTCAGCGATGGCAAAATAGGCCAGTATCGGATAGTGGCCAACATATGATGCATAGCTATCACGCTGGATGTTCACCGCCCACTCACTGCACAATTTAAAAGCTAATGGGTAAGCAAACTAAAAGCTAGTaaccaggaaaaaaaaaatgatactGAATGTACAAGAAGCTAATAACACTGACAATCTATTCAAGTCCGCATGCCCAGTTCCAACATATTTAGCCTGGAGATGCTCGAGCTGGGAATTGATATTAAACCTGTCACTGGCCTGCATGAATCAAAGAAATGCAAATTATGTACGCGAATCTACAGCTCCATGATAGATAAATCCAAAAACTActtagagagaaaaaaaaaaaaaaaaaaaaaggacaggaAACTAGAATTATAGTAAGGGTCAAGAATACGAGAGTCGCATACATCAAGTAGCTGCACGAGAATACACCACTTAAAAGGAAAAACCTCATTGGTTTCAGGAAAGCAATCGATTATATGAATAAAAGCATCACACACAATTTATCTCCAACGGAAAACTCCAGCAAAGTTGGAAAAGAAGCTTTTTGTCGGTAAAAATTCATATCTATATCTTTCCCGAAACCATGCGCACCAAGGAGAATGGATTCTTCTTACAAATTTTTCCATGCTTCTATAAAAGAACAATTAATTAACATTGCCTTCATAGTTCTTCAAGCCCAACAGAACTGCAAAGTTAATCAAATTAAGTCCACAAACCAGGCCACCGAACCAATAAGCAAACTCTAATGACCACAGCAAGCAAAACACCCAAAATGGAAAGCCCTCTTATTGTCTTGACTTCAGCAAAATCCTGAACCTTGTTTCAATTACGAACTGCTAACATAATTTTGTGTAACACCAAATTTCCAAACCTAATCTGAGCCCATCCTTTATTAAACTTACAAATATCAATTGAGCTCGAGGCTACTGGTTCTGCAGAACCTGGGACGAATGGATGAAGAACATACCTGCATGCTTGCTTCCTGGGTTTAGTGGTTGAAAATGAACCGAAGCTACAACAGGATACTTGTTCGACTCCAATAGAATAAATCTGCATTCACATGGCCCCAAAAATATGAGCTGCAATTCTTTAATGCAAATTTTAGAGAAAAGTACCAAGCTTCCCCTCTGTTAAAATTCAGAACCAAAGCCAAGAACCGACGGATTCCGTTGACATGGCTGCTAAGTATTATAATCCTAAGCTTAATTATCGTCAGTAATTTCGAAAACCTACAGCAAATTTTCTATCTTTCCcttaaattgaaacaattaCGGCTAGGAGAGGGGGGTCGTGCCGGCTCGCCGCCGCAACCACCTCAAGGCCGGGCCATGTCGCCCAAGATCCTCATAATTGCCTATCAATCTACTTCTAGAACAGTCAAAGCAATTCACAACGAGCAGTTGGCCCTGAAAACCTCAAGCCCAGGCGATGTCGGCACCATCGCGAGAGGCAACAATTAATTGCAAACCAATCAACCAACTCGCTAATTAGTAAAGCCAGAAAAATCTACAAATTCAGAAAACCCTAAGCCTCACCTCTTTCACTTCAGATGGAAGGACGGAGCGGCTGCGAAAGCGGAAGAAGTATTCGCGATTGGTCAGAGCCAGAGGTCGCCGGGGAGTCGGGACAGAGAGGAAACAGCCAGCGGAAACGTGAAGGGAAGGGAAGCACTGAGAGGGTTGGGTCGGGTCGGGTCGATTATTATGAACTAGTAAAGAGAAGCGAGAGTgacggagagagagagtgcgaGAGGCGGCAACGGGAGTGGGCCTTAGAGATGTTCGATGAATTCAGGCTGGGCCATGAAAATATAGTTCATATGGGCTTTTTTTTAAGAGTAAACTAACAATTTGGTCTTGATATAGTCAAATTGCATCAATCGGATCCCTTGGATGAAATCTACATCAAGTTAGTCCCTACTAACGTCAAATTGGCCCCTTATAACATCAAATTGGTCCCTTATAACATCAAATTAGTCCTCGTAACATCAAATTGGTCCCTCGTAACTTTAACAGCGCCTGACGGAGGGACCAAAGTAAAAAAAGTAGGGATCCAATTAATGTTATGAAAGACCCAATTGATGTTGTgaaaggaccaaattgatgctcggggactaatttgatgtaatATAGGACTAATTTGATATTACTCGGGACTAACTTGATGCAAATTTCATCGAAGGAACCCGATTGATGTAATTTGACTATTTCAAGAACCAAATTGCTagtttactatttttttttaatgaaatcaaTCCGTGTACATGCATCACGTAGAGGGGTGTGAGAGGAGAAACAATATAGGGATCTCATATGGTGAAAAGTGAGTtagtaaataattattttttacattttataattGTATGCTTCTATCTAATGGTAGCAATAAATTCATGCATATGTAGAAAATGGAATAATAATACCGGGAAGGAAAAGTGAGACAGGCTTTCCTTTTACatttaaaaagggaaaattgtaCCATATATCCCAATGTTTACACGTTGCCTTAGTTCTATCCCAACGTTGATTTTTTTGAGGTATCCTAACGTTaattgtttgatttcaaatctatcacatcgTAAaagtttcatatattttttaaggaaatattGACGTGGAGAGTGTGTGGGTCTcgatataagaaaaaaattacactatGCATCACAATCTTTTTGTTGTCTCTGAATTTATCTTGACATTTTGATCATTTCTGAATTTTATCACAACATTTTAATAGTTTCTTAGTCTTCTTTCAATCTATTACagttttttcaatattatccCAACAggttggg
Above is a genomic segment from Punica granatum isolate Tunisia-2019 unplaced genomic scaffold, ASM765513v2 Contig00645, whole genome shotgun sequence containing:
- the LOC116191992 gene encoding uncharacterized protein At4g14342 isoform X2; translation: MQASDRFNINSQLEHLQAKYVGTGHADLNRFEWAVNIQRDSYASYVGHYPILAYFAIAENESIGRERYNFMQKMLLPCGLPPEREDD
- the LOC116191992 gene encoding uncharacterized protein At4g14342 isoform X3 translates to MQASDRFNINSQLEHLQAKYVGTGHADLNRFEWAVNIQRDSYASYVGHYPILAYFAIAENESIGRERYNFMQKMLLPCGLPPEREDD